In Leptospiraceae bacterium, a genomic segment contains:
- a CDS encoding AEC family transporter, producing the protein MENFFYIIFLLFIGVLIRKNSFFPENTAKVLNLFVIYISLPALILYKIQELHFSSELWIPIFMPYFMLGLSVISIYIISKIRKWERKVTACMLLLIPLGNTSFLGIPMVESFFGKDAIPYVLLYDQLGSFLLLSTYGSIIISVYSNSPSNLSLKQVLLKILSFPPLIFLCLAFVLKPFSYPAIFQSILKNLSSTLIPLVMIAVGFQLELRPNKSQLGFIGTGLFIKLILAPLVALSFCKLFGFKGKAALVSIFEAGMPPMVSAGALAMLYNLSPGLAASLVGYGIILGFITLPLLYLLL; encoded by the coding sequence ATGGAAAACTTTTTTTATATCATCTTCTTACTCTTTATTGGAGTTCTAATCAGAAAAAATTCGTTTTTCCCGGAAAACACGGCGAAAGTTCTGAACCTTTTTGTAATTTACATTTCTCTTCCGGCCCTGATTCTTTATAAAATCCAGGAGTTGCATTTTTCCTCCGAACTCTGGATTCCCATTTTTATGCCCTATTTCATGCTCGGTCTTAGTGTTATAAGTATATATATTATTTCTAAAATACGAAAATGGGAAAGAAAAGTCACAGCCTGTATGCTTTTACTTATACCTCTCGGTAACACGTCTTTCTTGGGAATTCCGATGGTGGAATCCTTCTTCGGTAAGGATGCCATTCCCTATGTTTTACTTTACGACCAGCTCGGCTCTTTTTTGCTTCTCTCTACTTACGGAAGTATTATCATATCTGTATATTCTAATTCACCAAGTAATCTTTCCCTGAAACAAGTTCTTTTAAAGATCCTCAGTTTTCCTCCCCTGATTTTTTTATGCCTGGCCTTCGTTCTAAAACCGTTCTCGTATCCTGCTATTTTTCAATCGATTCTTAAAAACTTATCCTCCACCTTAATTCCCCTGGTTATGATAGCTGTGGGTTTTCAATTGGAACTACGTCCGAATAAGAGTCAACTTGGTTTTATAGGAACGGGTCTTTTTATAAAACTTATCCTGGCTCCTCTTGTTGCCCTCAGTTTTTGTAAGCTATTTGGTTTCAAAGGGAAAGCTGCCCTGGTTTCTATTTTTGAAGCCGGGATGCCGCCTATGGTTTCAGCAGGAGCCCTGGCTATGCTTTACAATTTATCACCCGGTCTTGCAGCTTCTCTTGTGGGTTATGGAATTATTTTGGGCTTTATTACCCTTCCTTTATTATATCTGCTCTTATGA